Proteins from a genomic interval of Oceanispirochaeta crateris:
- a CDS encoding FadR/GntR family transcriptional regulator — protein MMSINGKYNRLSDVVVDKIKVLVCNGTLSPGDQLPSELKLIEMFDVSRTTIREAINRLVEQNIVEIIRGKGTYVAITPGVQKDPFGFEFIDPDLLFSSLIDARVGLESGVAKMAAENALESDIIKISQNNVDLRSEIQDHHVRIGSEIDFHLAIATATHNDVIIRVVPIILNSIFVIYRERVPTESDHWSALEEHEEILNAIKKRDSDRAYTAMYTHLVNSKMRILNRNITENQE, from the coding sequence ATGATGAGTATTAATGGAAAATATAATAGGCTATCAGATGTCGTCGTAGACAAAATTAAGGTTCTTGTATGCAATGGTACTTTGTCTCCTGGCGACCAATTGCCCAGTGAGCTTAAATTAATAGAAATGTTCGATGTTAGCCGAACAACAATAAGAGAGGCGATAAATCGCTTGGTTGAGCAGAATATTGTCGAGATTATTAGGGGGAAAGGGACTTATGTGGCAATCACTCCAGGTGTACAAAAGGATCCCTTTGGGTTTGAGTTTATCGATCCTGATCTTCTTTTTAGCTCACTTATAGATGCTCGAGTCGGTCTAGAATCAGGTGTTGCTAAAATGGCTGCAGAAAATGCACTTGAAAGCGATATAATAAAGATCAGTCAAAATAATGTAGATTTAAGATCTGAAATTCAGGATCATCATGTCCGCATAGGTTCGGAAATTGATTTTCATCTGGCCATAGCAACGGCCACCCACAATGATGTAATTATTCGGGTTGTACCTATAATTCTGAATTCTATATTTGTAATATACAGAGAACGGGTACCAACTGAGTCAGATCATTGGTCCGCATTAGAAGAACATGAAGAAATTTTAAATGCTATCAAAAAAAGAGATTCAGATAGAGCCTACACGGCGATGTATACACATCTGGTAAACAGTAAAATGAGGATTTTGAATCGAAATATTACTGAGAATCAGGAGTGA
- a CDS encoding tripartite tricarboxylate transporter permease translates to MEYLIQGLIYVFTPIHFLSLFLGVTGGVIVGAIPGLTGSVGIILALPFIYKMDPGASLIMLSGMFCGSIYGGSISAILISTPGTPSAAATVLDGYPLAMKGEAGKAISVATIASCSGGIISTICLVLIAPQLAKFALRFGPVEYFALMIFGLTIIGSVSGSSLTKGILSGLLGLAISIVGIDPTYGIQRYTFGSIKLLSGFPMLPVLIGLFAISQILTELVDVNKPKITFDQKIKGSVLSLKELKNLFKVIIPSSFLGTFIGIIPGTGGAIASFLAYNEARRFSKTPNEFGKGHLHGIAAPEAANNGTTGGAMVPLLTLGVPGDAVTSVMLGAMMLIGVQPGPLLFKESPQIVNNLFIGLMFAQILLLIIGLAGIRVFPRILKIKKSILFPVILILCFIGSYTLGNSSYNLIVALVFGIIGFFLKKNGYATAPVILGVILGPIAERELCRALTISHGNWGTLFHSYIAIFFYIVSILSIIYSIRSKKKEI, encoded by the coding sequence ATGGAATATTTAATTCAAGGATTAATATACGTATTTACTCCCATTCATTTTCTTTCTTTGTTTCTGGGTGTCACTGGAGGAGTGATCGTTGGGGCTATTCCTGGTTTGACAGGCTCTGTCGGTATCATTCTAGCTCTTCCATTTATATATAAAATGGATCCGGGAGCTTCACTTATTATGCTTTCGGGGATGTTTTGTGGTTCAATTTATGGTGGTTCAATATCAGCCATTCTAATCTCGACACCGGGAACTCCTTCTGCTGCTGCAACTGTGTTGGATGGATATCCTCTTGCTATGAAAGGGGAAGCTGGTAAAGCAATTAGTGTGGCTACCATAGCTTCCTGCAGTGGTGGGATTATATCTACTATCTGTCTGGTACTCATTGCACCCCAACTTGCTAAATTTGCTCTTCGTTTCGGTCCCGTGGAGTATTTTGCTCTTATGATTTTTGGGCTGACCATCATAGGAAGCGTTTCAGGATCCTCCCTTACAAAAGGGATACTCTCAGGCCTCCTGGGGCTTGCTATTTCTATAGTTGGTATAGATCCAACCTATGGGATTCAGAGATACACTTTCGGCAGCATCAAGTTATTATCCGGCTTTCCAATGTTACCTGTCTTGATCGGATTGTTTGCCATTTCACAGATTCTAACAGAGCTAGTAGATGTCAATAAGCCTAAGATTACTTTTGATCAAAAAATAAAAGGTTCTGTTCTCTCATTAAAAGAGTTAAAGAACCTTTTTAAGGTCATCATTCCATCCTCCTTTCTTGGAACATTTATAGGAATCATTCCTGGAACAGGAGGGGCAATAGCTTCTTTTCTAGCTTACAATGAAGCTCGGCGTTTTTCTAAAACGCCTAATGAATTTGGTAAAGGGCATCTTCATGGAATTGCCGCTCCAGAAGCTGCAAATAATGGGACAACTGGAGGAGCTATGGTACCACTTCTCACCTTAGGAGTTCCTGGCGACGCAGTTACATCTGTCATGCTTGGAGCTATGATGCTCATTGGTGTTCAGCCAGGACCTCTTTTGTTTAAAGAGAGTCCTCAGATTGTCAATAATCTTTTCATTGGTCTTATGTTTGCTCAGATCCTACTGCTAATAATTGGATTAGCTGGTATCAGAGTTTTTCCTCGAATCTTGAAAATTAAGAAATCTATTCTTTTTCCCGTGATTCTGATACTCTGTTTCATTGGTTCATATACATTGGGAAACAGTTCATATAATCTTATTGTTGCTCTAGTGTTTGGGATCATCGGATTTTTTCTAAAAAAGAATGGCTATGCTACAGCACCGGTTATTCTTGGGGTTATTCTTGGGCCTATTGCTGAAAGAGAACTTTGCCGTGCGTTGACAATCAGTCATGGCAATTGGGGTACATTATTTCATTCTTATATTGCAATTTTCTTTTATATTGTTTCTATTTTATCCATTATTTATTCTATAAGAAGTAAAAAAAAGGAGATCTGA
- a CDS encoding MFS transporter has product MLTKYLSETERQTSQTKLYKFQALNGFGFNFMGDTPVYLMAIHFGASNIELGYISSVIFLAGFILAALPRLLSGKNLVKVQSTAWFYRGLIVLLYLALFFLEGKPAVWLILIVYTLFCSFRMVGVSIWNPLVKMVTSSQNRGIVLAQGNIANQTASVVSKLVSFLVTSVQYFSGIIGILLLQVIGVIFNSAASAQLKKIPCRETIEYEKGRNIFIILKESMVNKDRRYPLILMWITVSILVINSLIIVFMRKEAGFTSNFVFLYAMFMTLAQICSGFFARSFSDRLGSRPLLMGVTVLLAITFVLWMLLPVSQGNELPAYIYYVLGFVTNFFLFSTHVLGTRVLVNTMPENESFGYNAMTNFVTAFFSFFSGIIGGVLIDSGQNTEMILSNSYSFLFIFAIMLSLTLIFLSFKLIDRGSLSTKETAAILFSIDGMKAYIDIGKLKSTEDPVKKRTVLLSISQNDASIATEEMRAIIASPLSSEKEEVIKSLFNHPRRELLPELIQEASDAGSYHQINAIFALGAYSGKKVENLLLDLLDHTEPSIKSNAAKSLSRIGHTQSLEKIRTLSKEANQVWDKINYLIALNNMDPEGQVYRELFIDADHFIQGKFRQTYYSLSSDLLQFKPPLSTIYSSKNLQRGEGLSDFLEQTRDLHFFYENHKALETWFRKGNWVSIWEFCRQSLENCKSGDTSSSDPLKNLQQALVERSEKSSKAAYNGTEYDDALAAVYFTYQIIVHS; this is encoded by the coding sequence ATGCTGACCAAATATCTATCCGAAACCGAAAGACAGACAAGCCAGACAAAATTGTACAAATTTCAGGCATTAAACGGCTTTGGATTCAATTTCATGGGAGATACTCCTGTGTACCTCATGGCCATACACTTTGGAGCCTCCAATATTGAACTTGGGTATATTTCTTCGGTCATATTTCTAGCCGGATTTATCCTCGCGGCTCTCCCCCGCCTTCTCTCCGGGAAAAACCTCGTCAAAGTCCAGTCGACGGCCTGGTTCTACCGTGGGCTCATCGTTCTCCTATACCTGGCCCTGTTCTTTCTCGAGGGAAAACCGGCTGTATGGCTTATTCTTATTGTCTACACCCTATTCTGTTCTTTTCGAATGGTCGGAGTTTCAATCTGGAATCCCCTTGTCAAAATGGTGACTTCATCTCAAAACAGAGGAATCGTTCTGGCCCAGGGAAATATCGCCAACCAAACCGCCTCGGTGGTGTCTAAACTTGTAAGCTTTCTTGTCACATCAGTTCAATATTTTTCAGGAATCATCGGGATTCTCCTGCTTCAGGTCATCGGTGTGATTTTTAATTCGGCAGCATCTGCCCAACTGAAAAAAATCCCCTGCCGAGAGACCATAGAATATGAAAAAGGACGAAATATATTTATCATTCTCAAGGAGTCCATGGTCAACAAGGATAGACGATATCCCTTAATTTTAATGTGGATTACCGTATCAATTTTAGTTATCAACAGTCTTATCATTGTTTTCATGAGAAAGGAAGCAGGATTTACATCCAATTTTGTATTCCTCTATGCCATGTTCATGACCCTAGCCCAGATTTGTTCTGGGTTCTTTGCAAGATCATTCTCAGATCGCTTGGGAAGTAGACCTCTGCTCATGGGGGTCACAGTCTTACTGGCAATAACCTTCGTTTTGTGGATGCTCCTGCCCGTCTCCCAAGGCAATGAACTGCCTGCCTACATTTATTATGTTCTTGGTTTTGTTACAAACTTTTTTCTATTCTCAACACATGTTCTCGGCACCCGGGTTCTGGTCAACACCATGCCGGAAAACGAATCTTTCGGCTACAATGCCATGACAAACTTTGTAACAGCATTCTTTTCATTTTTCAGCGGTATCATTGGTGGAGTCTTAATTGATTCAGGCCAGAATACAGAAATGATCCTATCCAACTCATACAGTTTTCTCTTCATATTTGCTATCATGCTCAGCTTAACCCTGATTTTCCTCAGTTTTAAACTCATCGATAGGGGAAGCCTCTCGACCAAAGAAACAGCAGCCATACTATTTTCCATAGATGGAATGAAGGCTTATATTGATATAGGAAAATTAAAGTCAACTGAAGATCCTGTCAAAAAAAGGACTGTTCTCTTATCTATCAGTCAAAATGATGCATCCATAGCAACAGAAGAAATGCGCGCCATCATTGCGTCTCCCCTTTCCTCCGAAAAAGAAGAAGTGATCAAGTCACTTTTTAATCACCCTCGTAGGGAACTTTTGCCGGAATTGATACAGGAGGCTTCTGATGCGGGTTCATATCATCAGATTAATGCAATCTTTGCCCTCGGAGCCTACTCTGGAAAGAAAGTAGAGAATCTTCTGTTGGATCTTCTTGATCATACAGAACCTTCTATAAAATCAAATGCCGCGAAATCGCTGAGCAGAATTGGACACACCCAATCCCTCGAAAAGATTCGCACCTTATCCAAAGAAGCGAATCAGGTATGGGATAAAATCAATTATCTTATTGCCTTGAATAATATGGACCCCGAAGGACAGGTCTACAGGGAGCTATTTATAGATGCAGACCACTTTATCCAAGGGAAGTTCAGACAGACCTACTATTCCCTCAGCTCCGACTTGCTCCAGTTTAAACCGCCTCTTTCAACTATCTACAGCTCAAAGAATCTTCAAAGAGGTGAAGGACTGAGCGATTTTCTGGAACAGACGAGAGACCTGCATTTTTTCTATGAAAACCACAAGGCCCTGGAAACGTGGTTTCGCAAAGGCAATTGGGTTTCCATATGGGAGTTCTGCCGTCAGTCACTGGAAAACTGCAAGTCCGGAGATACCAGTTCATCTGATCCTTTGAAAAACCTACAACAGGCTTTAGTGGAGAGATCGGAGAAGAGCTCCAAGGCTGCATACAACGGAACCGAATATGATGATGCTCTGGCAGCTGTGTACTTCACGTACCAGATTATAGTTCACTCCTGA
- a CDS encoding Gfo/Idh/MocA family protein, protein MKGLGIVGAGLISEIHAHAIKDTKNSRLVAVCDVNLQRAQEFAKLFKCKAYSSVTEMLKDSQVEVVTICTPSGFHLDPAMEVINSGRPLLIEKPIEINLERCDAILELADKKNVLVSGVFQSRFHPASLAIRHAMEQERFGRVTLGDAYVKWYRAKEYYTGWKGTKKIDGGGALINQSIHAIDLLQWFMGPVKSVQAKTSTLLHDIEVEDTAVAFLEFESGALGVIEGTTSVYPGYMKRIEISGSKGTAIMEEEEIKAWDFLEKRDEDKAILAECSGSSSSGGAADPGAINYIGHKKQIENFIESVETNKAPFITGEDARKSLAIIMAIYQSSSTGKAVELE, encoded by the coding sequence ATGAAGGGTTTAGGAATTGTTGGGGCTGGATTGATTTCAGAAATACATGCACACGCCATTAAAGATACAAAGAACAGCCGTCTGGTTGCTGTATGTGATGTCAATTTGCAAAGAGCGCAGGAGTTTGCAAAACTCTTTAAGTGTAAGGCCTATAGCAGTGTGACTGAAATGCTGAAAGATTCACAGGTCGAGGTGGTTACAATCTGTACACCCTCTGGTTTTCATCTTGATCCTGCTATGGAAGTCATTAACAGTGGCCGTCCTCTTTTGATAGAGAAACCAATTGAGATCAATCTGGAAAGATGTGATGCCATTCTTGAGTTGGCAGATAAGAAAAACGTCCTTGTTTCAGGGGTCTTCCAATCCAGATTCCATCCGGCATCTTTAGCGATCCGCCACGCCATGGAGCAGGAACGATTTGGAAGAGTGACTTTGGGAGACGCATATGTTAAGTGGTACCGTGCAAAAGAGTATTATACAGGATGGAAGGGAACTAAAAAAATTGATGGTGGCGGAGCTTTAATAAATCAGTCCATTCACGCTATCGATCTATTGCAGTGGTTTATGGGACCCGTCAAGAGTGTACAGGCAAAAACATCCACATTGCTCCATGATATCGAAGTAGAAGACACTGCTGTTGCCTTTCTGGAGTTTGAGTCTGGAGCTCTGGGTGTGATCGAAGGAACCACATCTGTTTATCCCGGTTATATGAAGCGGATTGAAATATCCGGGAGTAAGGGGACGGCTATCATGGAAGAGGAAGAAATTAAGGCATGGGATTTTCTCGAAAAAAGGGATGAAGATAAGGCCATTTTAGCCGAGTGCAGCGGTAGCAGTTCCAGCGGTGGTGCTGCCGATCCGGGTGCTATAAATTACATCGGTCATAAAAAACAGATTGAAAATTTTATAGAATCTGTTGAAACAAATAAAGCTCCTTTTATCACCGGAGAAGATGCGAGGAAGTCCTTGGCCATTATCATGGCAATTTACCAAAGTAGTTCTACTGGAAAAGCGGTAGAGCTTGAGTGA